A region of Gemmatimonadota bacterium DNA encodes the following proteins:
- a CDS encoding VOC family protein: protein MLYKPSGYTSVAPYLIVSDAKATIAFLLAAFDGELIQTMEAPDGRVRHAEVRIDDTVVMLGDSAPGWPPVPAHVHIYLPDVDTAFVRALGAGGTAVQEPEQKGDPDRRGGVSDPGGTTWWIATRVG, encoded by the coding sequence ATGCTCTACAAGCCCTCCGGCTACACCTCCGTCGCCCCGTACCTGATCGTCTCCGACGCCAAGGCGACCATCGCCTTCCTCCTGGCCGCCTTCGATGGCGAGTTGATCCAGACCATGGAGGCGCCCGACGGCCGCGTCCGTCACGCCGAGGTGCGCATCGACGACACCGTCGTCATGCTCGGCGACTCGGCGCCGGGATGGCCGCCGGTGCCAGCGCACGTGCACATCTATCTCCCCGATGTCGACACCGCCTTCGTGCGCGCGCTCGGCGCCGGTGGCACGGCGGTGCAGGAGCCGGAGCAGAAGGGCGATCCCGATCGTCGCGGCGGCGTGAGCGATCCGGGTGGCACGACG